The genomic stretch CAGCTCTTCTATACCATATACCTCTAACTTGCCAACAAGATCTGCGTTCTCAGATCTCCGATCTCAGATTCTGTGTGGCCCATCAGCTCTTGACCGGTGCCGAGATTCACGCCCGTCATGGCCAGATGTGATGCTAAGGTACGGCAGAGCCCATAGAACCGTCCATTCCTTGGGCGCTCAGCCTTTTCATCGTTCACATTTTTCCTCATTAAACCACTGGACAAAACCCTCTACACTTATTAAAATGTGTATAGACATTTATCCAAAGGGGTACACATGAAGAATCAAGATAAGAAGATGCGCAAGGTATTCGGCAAGCGCAATGACTTTGCCGCAACAAGAGACCTTCTCGCTGCAGGCATTCATCCACGTGATATCAAGAGAATGAGGGATGAAGGCCGGATAGTCCGTCTGACGAAAGGCCTTTATCGTCTGGGAGACATTCCTCTTGTCTCTAATCAGGGCTTCATTGATCTCGCCCATGCTGTCCCCCAGGGAGTCATATGTCTGCTCTCGGCCCTATCCTACTACGAGCTGACCACTTTCAACCCCTCTATCATCTCAATGGCCATTTGTCGAGGCACATGGGAGCCGACAATCGAGTATCCCCCTGTCGAATTCTATCGTTTTTCAAAGAAGCAATTTGAGGCAGGGATTGACGAGATCAAGATTGGTAATAACACGGTGCGCATGTACTGCCCGGAAAAGACCATATGCGACTCTTTCCGATATCGAGGCAAACTCGGGCTGGATACAGCGAAGGAGGGTCTGTCAGAGTACCTGAAGCGCAGGGACCGCAATCTAGAGAAGCTACTTGAATATGCTGATATCTGCCGGATCAGACCACTGCTGAAGACCTGGCTCGATGCTATGGTTTAGAAGCAGACTCGGGAAAAGGGATGAAAAGAGAAGTGAAGAACAAGGCGGCTTCAGTAAGAGCAAGACTTGCGAACCTTGCAAAGGCTGAAGCCATTGATTTTGATGCTCTGCTATTGCGATACTTCCAGGAAAGGCTTCTCTACCGCCTGACAATATCGGAGTTCTCTGACCGGTTTGTGTTGAAGGGAGGGCTCCTGTTGATCTGTCTTGAGATACCAAGATCCCGTCCAACGAAGGACATCGACTTTCTCGCAGAGCGTATTCGAAATGATCCTGTGGAGCTCGAACGTGCTTTCGGCGTTATCGCTGACGTGCCCTGCACCGATGGTGCAAAGTTCTATCCCTCGTCCATAGCCACAGAACGCATAAAAGAAGATACGGACTACGAAGGAATACGGCTCAAGATCGATGCGAGTCTCGGACAGGCGAAGAAGAGGCTTCAAATCGACATTGGGTTTGGCGATGTGGTTGTGCCGGAGGTCGGAACGATGGTGTTCCCGACATTGCTGGAAGAGAAACCGCCCAGAATCAAGGTTTATTCGCTAGAAAGCATTATCGCTGAGAAGTTTGAGGCCATGATTAGGCTGGCTATGGCCAACAGCCGTATGAAAGACTTCTATGACGTATACACTCTTTCCGCCGGTCATGACTTCCAGGGCAGGATCCTCATGGATGCAATCGAGTCAACATTTCGACAGAGAGCAACACCTATGCCTGAGAACCCCTTGGTTTTTCGAGCAGAGTTCGATCAAGACAAAGGTAGACAGCAGCA from candidate division TA06 bacterium encodes the following:
- a CDS encoding Abortive infection protein AbiEi; translated protein: MKNQDKKMRKVFGKRNDFAATRDLLAAGIHPRDIKRMRDEGRIVRLTKGLYRLGDIPLVSNQGFIDLAHAVPQGVICLLSALSYYELTTFNPSIISMAICRGTWEPTIEYPPVEFYRFSKKQFEAGIDEIKIGNNTVRMYCPEKTICDSFRYRGKLGLDTAKEGLSEYLKRRDRNLEKLLEYADICRIRPLLKTWLDAMV
- a CDS encoding nucleotidyl transferase AbiEii/AbiGii toxin family protein, giving the protein MKREVKNKAASVRARLANLAKAEAIDFDALLLRYFQERLLYRLTISEFSDRFVLKGGLLLICLEIPRSRPTKDIDFLAERIRNDPVELERAFGVIADVPCTDGAKFYPSSIATERIKEDTDYEGIRLKIDASLGQAKKRLQIDIGFGDVVVPEVGTMVFPTLLEEKPPRIKVYSLESIIAEKFEAMIRLAMANSRMKDFYDVYTLSAGHDFQGRILMDAIESTFRQRATPMPENPLVFRAEFDQDKGRQQQWVAFLRKSRLQDLDLKFEQVMKRITTFLTPIVQSVRSKEKFKKPWDSKTGSWKK